A stretch of DNA from Thiohalorhabdus sp. Cl-TMA:
ATGATGTTCTGGATGCAATGAATAAAAATGGCTGTGGTCAGCAGGAAAAAGACGAAGTCCTTGCAATCCTGTACTCCATGAAGCCCGAGGTGGTCCACGTCTGAGGGAAGTCGATGGATGAGGCCAATAGGGATTCGAAGGTTTGCCAGCACGTCGGACTATACGTGCAATTGCTGCTCCTGCCACAAATTTCCTGGCGTGGGGACGGCAGGCTACTAATCGACGAGTCACAGGCCGGGGACGGAGCCACCGGGAAGGTGGCATCCCGTCCCTCCATTGGCCCGGAGGTTGGTGACCGAAAAGGAGAGTTATAAGTGATGGGTAATCGGGATAGGTTAGCGATAAGGCGTAGCCCATGGGTCGGGGTACTGACGGCCTTTTTGGGAATGATTGGAACTGCAACGGTATCGGCGGACGAGACCTGCCAGTCGCCGTACATGCCGAAGATCGCCGGCCAGGAGGACTATGTCTACATCTGGACCCTGGGCGTGGAAGGCTGGGGCGATGAGCAGGACAAGCTGGTGACCATCGACGTGGACCCCAGCTCGCCGCACTACGGCGAGGTGGTGGACACTGAATCCGTGGGCGGCCGCAACGAGGCCCACCACGCCGGCTTCACCGACGACCGGCGGCACCTGTGGGCCGGCGGCCTGGACAGCAACGAGATCTTCATCTTCGACGTCCACTCCGACCCCGGCGACCCCGAGCTGAAGAAGGTCATCACGGACTTCACCAAGGAGAGCGGCGGCGCCGTGGGCCCCCACACCTTCTACGCCCTGCCGGGCCGCATGAT
This window harbors:
- a CDS encoding selenium-binding protein SBP56-related protein; its protein translation is MIGTATVSADETCQSPYMPKIAGQEDYVYIWTLGVEGWGDEQDKLVTIDVDPSSPHYGEVVDTESVGGRNEAHHAGFTDDRRHLWAGGLDSNEIFIFDVHSDPGDPELKKVITDFTKESGGAVGPHTFYALPGRMMVSALSNNESHGGKTALVEYTNDGEYVDTYWHPTHENPRGAEISGEYADGFGYDIRAMPRRNAMFTSSFTG